A genomic region of Populus nigra chromosome 11, ddPopNigr1.1, whole genome shotgun sequence contains the following coding sequences:
- the LOC133668391 gene encoding cytochrome b-c1 complex subunit 8 gives MGKQPVKLKAVVYALSPFQQKVMPGLWKDLPGKIHHKVSENWISATLLLAPLVGVYTYVQNYQEKEKLEHRY, from the exons ATGGGGAAGCAACCGGTGAAACTGAAGGCGGTGGTGTATGCTCTGTCACCGTTTCAGCAGAAGGTAATGCCTGGTCTCTGGAAAGATCTGCCTGGCAAGATCCACCACAAAGTCTCCGAGAACTGGATCAGCGCCACCCTCCTCCTCGCTCCTCTCGTCGGCGTCTACAC GTATGTGCAAAACTACCAGGAAAAGGAGAAGTTGGAACACAGGTACTGA
- the LOC133668390 gene encoding large ribosomal subunit protein uL16 yields MGRRPARCYRQIKNKPYPKSRYCRGVPDSKIRIYDVGMKRKGVDEFPFCVHLVSWEKENVSSEALEAARIACNKYMAKFAGKDAFHLRVRVHPFHVLRINKMLSCAGADRLQTGMRGAFGKPQGTCARVAIGQVLLSVRCKDSNSHHAQEALRRAKFKFPGRQKIIVSRKWGFTKFNRTDYLKLKAENKIMPDGVNAKLLGCHGPLANRQPGRAFLQETA; encoded by the exons ATGGGTAGAA GACCTGCAAGGTGTTACCGCCAGATCAAGAATAAACCATACCCAAAATCACGATACTGCCGTGGTGTGCCTGACTCTAAGATCAGGATTTATGATGTTGGGATGAAAAGGAAAGGAGTTGATGAGTTTCCATTCTGTGTGCACTTGGTGTCCTGGGAGAAGGAGAACGTCTCCAGTGAAGCTCTTGAAGCGGCACGAATTGCTTGTAACAAATACATGGCCAAGTTTGCTGGAAAAGATGCTTTCCATTTGAGAGTCAGGGTTCATCCTTTCCATGTCCTGCGAATCAACAAGATGCTTTCATGTGCTGGAGCTGATAGGCTCCAAACTGGTATGAGAGGTGCTTTTGGTAAACCACAGGGCACTTGTGCTAGAGTCGCCATAGGACAAGTTCTTCTTTCTGTTCGTTGCAAGGACAGCAACAGTCACCATGCTCAGGAGGCTCTCCGCCGTGCAAAATTCAAGTTCCCTGGTCGCCAAAAGATTATTGTCAGCAGGAAGTG GGGTTTTACCAAGTTCAATCGCACTGATTATTTGAAGTTGAAGGCTGAGAATAAGATCATGCCAGATGGTGTGAATGCCAAG CTTCTTGGATGCCATGGACCCTTGGCCAACCGTCAACCTGGAAGAGCATTCTTGCAAGAAACTGCATAG